One genomic window of bacterium includes the following:
- a CDS encoding response regulator, which yields MPENNASVVGAPLVRPTVPTCAANAAPGGIVMVVDDDDLVREVAGLMLQRAGYRVLKAEGGREAVEIMRRAGQAVDCAVVDVMMPGVDGPTTLAEMRKVRPDLPAVMFSGFADDRMTARAAQGASRFLRKPFTTAELVSAVRGALGR from the coding sequence ATGCCTGAAAACAACGCTTCCGTCGTGGGGGCGCCGCTCGTCCGCCCGACCGTTCCGACCTGCGCGGCCAACGCCGCGCCGGGCGGGATCGTCATGGTCGTGGACGACGACGACCTCGTGCGGGAGGTCGCCGGGCTGATGCTGCAGCGCGCCGGCTACCGCGTGCTCAAGGCCGAGGGGGGGCGCGAGGCGGTGGAGATCATGCGCCGCGCCGGCCAGGCGGTGGACTGCGCCGTGGTGGACGTGATGATGCCCGGCGTGGACGGCCCGACGACCCTCGCCGAAATGCGCAAGGTCCGGCCCGACCTGCCGGCGGTGATGTTCAGCGGCTTCGCCGACGACCGCATGACGGCGCGCGCCGCCCAAGGCGCGTCCCGCTTCCTCCGCAAGCCGTTCACGACCGCGGAGCTGGTCTCCGCCGTCCGCGGCGCCCTGGGGCGCTGA